The DNA segment TCTCTATTTTCCGACCGGTCGACCGTTTTTGAAAGCTTCTACAGCATCTTTTAGGCTTGATGCGGCCTCTTTTGGAGCATGTACGTAGCTAAATATGTAGGGTACTTCGTCGTCCTTTGTGCCTACCTGCACGACACCATAGTTGAATATCTCTTGTATAATTCCCGTCTGACGATAGCTTACTTCTACGACATCACCTAGTCCCACCGATTTAACATTACTTGAGAAAAGCGATAGTTGCGTTTTTTCTATGATACTTTCGTTGGTCAAGAAAAAAAGATTGTTGACGTATACCCAGTAAAGAATGTAAAGTCCCGTTGCTATACCGACACAGAGTAGTACGCCGATAAGCAGTATAATGTTGTAATCAATGCTAGTAGGTAAGCGCATGCTGCTCGATACCTGAGGATAAAGAATTGCCCCTGCAACAACCAGCGAAATAAAGATGACTGACATGATAACTGGGGCAAGCATTCCTATCATATTCCGCCGAACCGAGAGAATAACGAATTCGTGTTCACTTAGATCAAGCTGCGGGTACCGCCTGACTGACTTATCGTGCTTCTCCTGTAACTCTGGTGAAATCTCCTGCTTAAGCGGTTCAAGAGGTCGAGTAAGGTGAACAATGGTTGGCGGCACGACAGGTTGGCTTGTAACGTCCGTCTCCTCATCTGCTACTGGATGAGCGTAGAGAGGCTGACCGTCGGCATCATAGGCAACTGGCTTATCATAGTTCACCGGCTCGTCATTCATGAGCTTATTATACTATATGGTCACGTATTTTTTACTTGTTTGCCAAGGTGCCGATAGGCGCGCTGCGTAACCCTTCTCCCCCTTGGAGTTCGTTCGATAAAACCAATTTTTAGTAAGTACGGTTCATAGAAATCCTCAATTGTCGTGGGCTCGTCGCCCGTAAGCGCCGCGATAGTGCTAAGGCCGACGGGGTTATCGCCATAGGCATCAATGATGGTTGAGATCATGTGGCGATCGGCTGGATCAAGCCCTTGTTCGTCAATCTCTAATAGCTCGAGTGCTTGGGTGGTCATAGAAAGGTCGATTATTCCATCACCATTCACGTCGGCATAGTCGCGGACACGTTTGAGCAAACGGTTGGCAATTCGCGGTGTGAGGCGTGCACGAGTACTTAATAGTACTGCTGCTTCCTCCTCGATCTTGCTACCAAGGATACCCGCAGAGCGTCTGAGGATCTCAGTAATTTCCTGGTGATTATAGAACTCAAGCCGATAGAGATGCCCGAAGCGGTCACGAAGTGGTGCGGCAAGCGCTCCCGTCCTTGTAGTGGCGCCGATGACGGTAAATCGAGGTAAATCGAGCCGAATACTTCGAGCGGCCGGGCCTTTTCCAATAACAATATCGAGTTTGAAATCCTCCATCGCCGCATAGAGAACTTCCTCAACGGTACGACTAAGGCGGTGAATCTCATCAATAAACAAAATATCTCCATCCTGTAAATTAGTGAGAATGCTCGCGAGGTCACCAGCCCGTTCAATAGCCGGCCCAGAACTTATGCGTATCGTTGCTCCCATCTCGTTAGCAATCACTGTTGCCATCGTTGTTTTCCCAAGACCCGGAGGGCCATAGAGCAAAATATGGTCGATAGGCTCACCGCGCTTTTTTGCTGCCGCGATACTGAGTTTGAGATTCTTTTTTAGCCGCTCTTGACCGATATATTCAGAAAACCGCTGCGGGCGCAGTGTCACTTCGATTTGCTGATCATCGTCATTATCACTTAGAGTTGTCTCTACAATTCGCTCAATAGCCATGTATCTATAGTAACAGGTCTCGTGAAGGCTTTGTGGTATTATGGGAGTCGATATGGTCAATATATACGACCCGGCTCCGATCTATGACTCCCTGACACCGGGAATTACTGAGTGGAATGATGCTCGACCCGAGATTGCTCAGGCATTGGGGTTGTCACCAAAAAAATATTCAGATAAATATGCAATCAACCAAGTTATGCTTGCGCTGGCGGAACAGGAGATCCCATACCGAGACTGGAGAGAAATAGGACAGCATGTCATCGACATGATTCGGCGATATCCGTTTCTCATGAACAGTTACTATCGTGTTGGCGATACCCTACTACCATCAGGGATAGCTTTTGATAATCTGGTGGGCAATCATCACATCGACGACTTTCCTGCTTTATTTGGCCTTGGTGAATACGAAGGCCACGGGTTACGCGGCGCGATCAATGGACGACAAACTCGTGATCCACGTAAGTCTTACCGCGGATTTTGCAGATCAGTTGGTCTCCCAAAGCCCTGGCCCGATAACTAGTGACCCTTGAGAGCCTCCCTCACGCGCTCGCTCGTGGGCAGTGTAGTATCGATCCCTTCAAGTGCCCGAGTCGCATCACTCAATGTGTAGCCGAGTGCGATGAGCGCCTCTAGTGCTTCATCACTCGTAGGCAATTCAGTCTGTACTCCACCGCGTTTTGCGTACACAATTGGCATCCCGACTTTATCTGATAAGTCGACCACCACGCGTTCTGCGGTTTTTTTGCCGACACCACTTGCGCCTGATATATAGGAGCTATCCGCGTTAGCAATTGCATTGCGCACGTGTTCGGCCTCACCAAGACTAAGAATTGCTAATGCGGCTTTTGGCCCGACTCCCTGCACAGTGATCAACATCTCAAACAACTTTTTTGCCGTCAGGCTACTAAATCCAAAGAGTTCTTCGGCCTGCTCACGAATATGGTGGTAGGTATAGAGCTTTGCTCGTTGATTGAGCGTAAAGGCGTCAAAATCAGCTAGCGTCACCGTTACTTCATACCCCACTCCCCCGACATCAACAATCAGAGCATTCCCAAACTTCTCAGCGACAGTTCCCTCGACATGTGCAATCATACGATCAATTATGTCACACTTTGTTGCAGTTTGCTGTATCGCTGGTATATCTTGTTCCGTCAAGTTGGGATTGATATATCGTGACAACCTGTCCAATTGATGTGTCGCAGGCCTGTATTTTATTAGCGCCGGGTTCCTGATGACAGTTTGCAGTGTCGGTCGAGTATTGGTAGGTCGTATAGGTCGCTGCGTCAATCGATACGATGGTGCCATTTGATAAATCACAGACCTGCATCTTTGGCGCTATGCAGTTTGTCGTATCTTTAGACTGTTTGGTCGTATCAAGTGCCGTCTCATTAATACTAATCACTTTCCCACTGCTAAGTTCGCAGACACTGATCATGGTTGGTTCAACATTACACGTCTCAGTCGGAAGGGCGCCTGACATAAAGTATTCCGTATAGGTATTTGGACCAGACTTTTCGGCTAAGCCACCATTCTTTGTACAAACCGACTTCTGGACGATACTCCTCGGCATGGTAAATGCTTTGTCGGGGATGGTTGCCAGGAGTTTTTTCATGGTATTTCTCCAAATCGGTCCCGCCATGTCTGACCCGCCGCTACGCATCACCGAGTTATCGTTGTTGCCCACCCACACGCCGACAACGTAGTCTTCTGTATAGCCAATCGTCCAGGCATCACGATTATCGTTCGTGGTTCCCGTCTTGACCGCAACGGTACGACCTGGCACTGTGAGGCTTGACCCAAATATAGGTGCACGAGCCGAATTGTCAGAGAGGATGCTCGATATCAAGTACGCACCTTCCTTGCTGATCGCCTGACGTACCACTGCGGGGCTAGACTCTACCTTACCACCAAACTTATCGTTTATTTCTTTGATGAGAGTTAGCTTACTGTATTGCTTACCACCATTAGCAAACGCTGCATAGGCATTTGCCATTTGCGCGAGAGGCACCTCAGCCGAACCAAGCGCAAGAGAAAGACCATAGTTTTTATCCTTGCTGACTGCTGAGACACCTAAGTTATTTGCTGCAACAATCGATTTGTCAATTGAATATTTTTGCATCACCTCAACACTTGGAATGTTGAGCGACTGGCTAATTGCTCTGCGTACCGAAATATCACCACGCTCTTTTTTGTCAGCATCGAGTGGTGTATAGTCACCACCAAATGTCGTCTTTACATCGTGAAGAATTGTCGCCGGAGTGATAACGCCATCAGCAAGTGCATACGCATAATAGATTGACTTAAATGTCGATGCGGGTTGACGTGCAGTCGTCACCATATTGACCTTACCCCACTGGGGATTATTGTAGTCTGCGCTCCCGATCAGTGCACGAACTTCTCCCGTTTTTGGATCAATGACAATACCACTTGCATTGCTTCCTCCCATAGCAGTGATGTGACCCATCCCCGCGTTGAGACTTTCCTGTAGTGTCTGCTGGGTTGATAGATCAAGGGTTGTTTTTACCTGGTAGCCTGAGCGCATTACCTTTTCGTAGCCGTATTTTTCACTTAATTCAGCGATGACCATTTCTGCAAAATGCGGTGCTACTGAGTTGACTTGGCTCGCACCCGCCCCATACTTGAGCTCCTCGGCCAGAGCGGCAGACTTTTGCTCCTCGGTGATATAACCGTTCGTTACCATACGACTTAATACAGTCGTTTGTTGACGTTTTGCATACTGCGCGTTCCCGCTGATGGGCGAATACGCACTTGGCGCAGGCAGTAGGCCTATAAGCATCGCGCTTTCGGCAAGATCGAGGTCATTAGGCGACTTGTTGAAATAAACTCGAGCAGCTTCCTCGATACCAAACGCATTCTCACCGAAATACACTGAGTTAAGATACATGTCAAGGATTTGATCCTTGGTATAGGTCTGCTCAATGGCAATTGACATGGTCAACTCTTGATATTTACGAAATATACTTCGCTCATCACTGAGGAGAGTATTTTTTGCGAGCTGTTGGGTGATCGTGGACCCGCCACCAACTCCGGTAAACAAGGCCCGAACTGTACTGAGCAAATTGAAGCCGCCGTGTTTATAGAAATCCTTGTCTTCACTCGCTATCAGGGCATGTTTAACGTTATCTGATATTTGTGATAACGGTACCAAGGCACGATGCTCGGCTCGGCCGACACTATAAAACGTCTTACCGTTGATATCAGTGAGAACGATACCGGTGTTGTTTCGGTTCATGAGCCGTTCCTGGTCGGCGATATCATGAGCATACATAACGTACGTAATGATCGGCGTCGCGATCAAAAAAATAAGTAGCGGGGAGAGCAAGACTAAGGTTTTCTTGCGCCAGCTTAAGTTACGAAACCAGACAAAGCGACCCTTATGGTGCGCTCCTGACCGCTTAGGACGAGATGCTCTCTTCATAGTTGAAAGGTTGGCATACCGACCCATCCGCGCTGGTGGTTTTTTTGTTTGCATACTTCCATTATACGCGGTTTATAGTCGATTCATAACCGCACACATGAGGGCTGCGGCGAGAGCATCTGCGCAGTCGTCAGGCTTTGGCGCCTCAACAAGATTGAGGTGCAGACGCACCATTTCCTGCATTTGCTTTTTTGTTGCGCGGCCATACCCCGTTATGGTCTGTTTTATCTGGAGAGGGGTGTACTCCTCGATACTTAGGCCTGCCTGTTGTCCAGCCAACATGGCGACACCACGTGCATGTGAGACGCTCATCGCTGTCGTCACATTTTGATTAAAAAACAGTTTCTCTATCGCCATTAGTTGCGGTTTAGTCTCTTCAATAATTCCTTGTAGGCTCGTATATATTTCCTCGAGCCGCTCAGCGAGCGGAGTATGCGGAGGAGTTGTGATAGCCCCGGCGGTAACAAGCACGGTCTTTCCTGCGGTAACTTCGATAACTCCAAAGCCCATGATTCCTGTACCAGGGTCGATACCAATTATTCTCATAGTGAGGCTATCCTTGTCTTTATTAGTTACAGCGAAATGACGGTTGCCGTTACTCTCGTACTCAGTATAGCGCGTATCACCGTCGATGACGAAGGGTGAGTCGGACGCGCTGTACCGCACTGCCAATTTCCTGACGCCATTCCCACAGTCCATACCCAAGTGCAATGGTAGCAATACCAGCAATCGTAACCCACGTTGTCCATGCTGTGGAAATAGCCTGAATCGGCTGTACAGCAAAGGGTACCACGGGCATCTCTGTGACCTTTATTTTTCGGCATCGGTTTGTTTCAGGATTTCTTTCCCACCCTTCGTCACATGCTTGAAGTATGTCGTCGGTACTTGCAATCTTCTTACACCGGCCAGTTTCTGGATTACGGAACTGATCATCTGCGCAAGGTTTCAGCGCACTTGAAACCGTTGCGACAATCGACCGACAACGTCCCGTCTCCTCACTACGATACTGACCGTCTCTACAGGGGGAAGGGACAGTCGCCTGGATGAGATTGCGACATCGGTTTGTCTCTGTACTGCGATACTGGTTGTCGCTACACGGTACAAGTCCGGTATCGGGTGCCGGAACATCGATCGTGACTTCCGGCGGTAGTTGGTTATTTCTCTGGGTTGGCGATGGCATCATCGCCTTCCACATGTGGTCACTTGAGTCGATTCCCCACGAGAGACCATTGTATTTCGCGAGAGTCATATCGGGATACTGGATTACGTCATACTGCACGGTACCAAAATAATCCTCAATCCACACGTACTTCCCTGTTGCAACAAGCGAAAGTGGGTGCAGATCATCACGTAGATGTACCGTAAGAAAGTCGTGAGCATTGAGAATCAACTCATCGTCAGGAGTCATGACTGACTGTTGCCAGTTGAAGGCATTTGTGAGCGACGCCATGTCGCCATAGCTGCCAACGCGAAGCCGATACTGATTGAGGTTGAGGGGTTTATCAGAGGTGTTTTCAACTTTTATATAGTCGCCGCATCGTAGGTCTATATCGGAAGCGACGCCCGGAGCGCAATCGACTGGGTTGGGATGTATCTCTGTAATGCTAAGCCCGCCCGCATCGCGTGGTGGCCGGTAGAGAACTGTTCCCTCAACAACAAGCGCCGATGTTTTCTTCACAAAATCAGTCGCAAAATCGCCCGTTTGCTTCAATGTTACATTGCCTCGCTGCTTGTGTTGCGCCCACAGGTAGTTGTCTTTTGGATTACTATTCCCCGCCATGGGCGGAATGTTTATTGACTGGGTGATGGTTTGCTGTCTCGATACGACAAGTGTTGAGATGTTTCCTGGCGTCGCCGTTTGGGATGTCGTAAAGGGAACTGCTCCTCTGATGAGTGTCGTATCGTACGCAAACGTAATGTAATGTCGTGACAGTAGCCAACCAGATGGCAAGCTGATTTCCCTCTGTCCTCCCACGGAGTCAATCGTCGTTATCGTGACCGCCCCCATATCGACCGCAACGCTTGACTGGTTAAACAACTCTGCGACCTCAAGTCGATCGCCCGTCGAAAAAGCGGTTAGTATCACATCTGGTGTTGACGTTACAGCTAGTGGTGGTGTTTGGGTTACAACGCTCGGAACAGTAATCGAGGCCGTATCTATACTGGCCTCCGCAAATGTAACACCAGGTAACATCACTACTGCACAAAGTATCACCAGCAACATGCGTGGTATATTCTTTCTCCCCACAATACCCCTCCAACAACTAATTCTCACTTAGGTATAGCGGAGAGGTATCGCACCATGCAACCATGAGCACGATAAAAATGTATATTTTACATCAACTCTCGTCGTCAATATCTACTTGGATATCGGCATTGGTATGAACGTTAACAACATCATCCAGCTCTTCGAGAGCGTCCAACACTTTCAGTAATTTACGTGCGATATCCGGGTCGACAATAGGCACGGTGGCATTTGGCACATACTGCAGTTCTGCATCAAGCACTGGCAAACCACTCTGAGCTATCGTTGCTCTACTATGTGCCAAGTCTTTCATGTCAGTATAGACAAGTATTTCGTCGTCTTCCTCAACGGCATCCTCTGCACCCGCGTCGAGCACCGTCATGAGGGCCGACTCATCGCTCGCCCCAACCCGAATTACGCCTTTTCGGGTAAACTGAAACGCAACACTGCCCGCATCAGCCATAGTGCCACCATTCTTTGTTATTGCTGTTCTGACTTCGGGGTAAGTACGGTTTTTGTTATCAGTTGCCGTTTCCACAATAATACCGACGCCACCAGGACCATAGCCCTCATAAGTGACCTCTTCAAGCGCCGCTGCGCTCTTGTCGGCAACACGATCTATCGCACGTTGGATATTGCTCATTGGCATATTGGCTGCCTTTGCCTTTTCGATAGCAAGTGCGAGCGCCGCATTCATCGTCGGGTCAACACCCGCGCGAGCAGCAATGGCAATTTGGTTACCAATACGCGTAAAAATAGCGCCGCGTTTCGCATCATTTGCTCCTTTATCGCGTTTGATTTTTGACCATTTGCTGTGACCGGACATCGCACCTCTCCACACTTTTTTAGTAGCTGATTTACCTACTATAACAGATGTAGCGCTTCTATTCTACTACTGATGCCTTGCGTAATTGATAACCGGTACGTCTCTGCATATACCAACATCCCACAGCGATAACCGTATACCACACACCGACCAGCCACCACGATATGACTCCACTTACCTGTGCCCACGGCAATGCTGCAAAGTAATGTATAAACCAAATCATCGTGTCGAGAAGGGCCTGAGCAGGATAGCCGACGAAACTTCCTATACCAGGGACCCATGCCCCAATACCCGCAACAGCCGTCAGTAGCATGGCAAGTGGCACAAACGGCAAAATAAGCAGATTCGAGAGAGGCGCAACGACAGAGAACTGCCCAAACAGTACACCGATAATCGGTGCGGTCATTAGCTGGGCAGCGACCGATTCGCCGACAATTTGCCGGATTGTTCCTGGTCGTTTGGTACCAAAAAAATATGCCTGCAACAGTGGCGCAACAAGCATTACGCCGCCAAAGGCAGCAAAACTCAACTCCCAGCCGATATTCCCCCACGCATAGCTAGGGTCGATCATCACCGTAATTGCCGCCGCGATCACGAGCAGCGTGAAAGGATGAAATGTCCTCCCCACATACCACGCCCAGAGAGCAAGTAGGGATACAATGCCAGCGCGCATCATACTCGGGCTTAATCCGGCAATCCCCGCGAACCCTAGTACTAGTGCAACACCCGTCATCCCAGCAAGATATTTTGATATTTTCTCAAACAGCCTTCTGCCAAGACGCACCAATATCGTGAGATTATACCCGCTCGCAACCACAATATGTGTCAAGCCAGCAATCTTTAGCGCCTCTGCCAAATCACTAGGCAAGCTATTCTTTTGTCCAAGTAGATACCCACTTCCCAGACTGGCCGCAGGCTCGGAAATCGTCTCGCGAATATTGGTTGCAACCGTATCTCGAACGACGAGAAATGGATCGCCTCCACTACGCCGCGACACGGTATCGAGGCGTGCATCATTTAGTGATGCTGCGAAACTACCAAATCCAGGTGTTAATTTGCCATCGACTGTTATCAAGTCACCTCGCTGAAGTGTAACGTTACCCTTTGTTGTTACCCACACATGCCCTACCAGGGCTGTATTGCCAGTCCCAAGCTCACTCAAGTGAATATTCGTCTGACCAAAATGGTTCAGCTCAACATCTTCGGCAATCACTCCACTGACTTTGATATGCTGCCCAAAGAGCGCAGTATAGGTTTCGACAACTGCTCGATCGACACTCCCCCGCCATAAACCGATCATAGCTCCGGCACCAAAGGCGATGATCACAAAGTAGCGTCGATGCTTCCACATACAAAGAGCCAACACCCCCATACCAGCCACATACCAATACCAATCTGATGCATGAGGCCACCAAAACGCAGTGGTAGCACCAACAACCATCCCCACACACGCTGCCGTGAGATGCCAAGTCGGATGGACTGTATCGCGTAGCCGTTGAAACATACCAGTATACTATCACACCACATTGGTTCGGGAGATGGCGCTGCCACTATCATTTGCTATGGCTAGCCTATACTAGTTGACAATCGCCTCTGTAAAATGGTATATTCTTGAAGACCACGAGACCCGTAGCTCAGCCCGATTGAGCAGTCGAGTACCTGCCTTTTGAAAGCAGTCCGGGCCGCGCGCACCTTCCGTACCCCCATATATATGGGCCCATAGCTCAGCCGGTTAGAGCACCTGCCTTTTAAGCAGGGTGTCGTGAGTTCAAGCCTCACTGGGCCCTCCATAGTAAAACGACCTACGTATTTGTAGGTCGTTTTACTATTTGCCTTTAGTATTCTCGCCTCGCCCGTGATTTACTTTGTGAGAGAGTAGGATGTCGACAATGGCAAGTACCAGACACACTGTGATAATAATTTTTTCATAGGAAATTAACTGCGTTATATACTGCTTGCTTGATTCATCGAGGACCACTGCGTTAGCAAATGCACCATACGTCAGCATAACTGCCAGGAGCGCAAATATACTACTTCCAACCACACGACGATGATGAGCGTGAACTCTCGGTGAGCGTGACATAACAAGAACTGCGGGTAATAACGTTAATACAATTGCCACGATACTCTCCAGCGGCGGACGAATAATAATGACTCCCGCACCCGCAACAAGTGGCGTCAAGCTGTCGGTCCATAGTTTTGCCAACACTGCACCGGCGGCGAGTGTTACAGCAGCAACACCGAATCGCCGACGAAATAGATATGCGGTCATAAATATAAAGAGAAAGTAGAGAACTAGGACGATGATGAAGCTCATGCCATCAGTATAGCACTAGCATAACCCTGAAGGCTGCCCTTACGCTCCTACTTTGTCTTTTTTGGGACGGCGTTTGGCATTTTGCTCGATATATTCGAGGATACGCTCAGCGACATTGCGGCCAGTAATCTGTTCTGGAGTTTTGATACTAGCACTTGAGTTGACCTCAAGAACGAGCGGACCACGCTCACTTCGCATCATATCGACGCCACAGACCGCCAGTCCCATTGACTTTGCTGCTTTCACCGCCGTTTTTCGCTCTTCGTCAGTTAACTTTACTGCCTTGCCGACACCGCCTTGATGTGTGTTGCTCCTGAAATCATCGTCAAGACTCTGGCGTTTAATGCTTGCAACGACACGCCCGCCAACCACAAGAGCACGGATATCAGTTCCGGCTGATTCTTTGACAAACTCCTGCACCAAAAAGTTTACACCCTCGACATAAAAGGCCTGCATTACGGCTTTGGCAGCTTTTTGCGTTTCAGCCAGTACCACACCATTGCCATGCGTGCCGCGAGCCACCTTGATAATCAGTGGCGCACCGCCCGCAAGCTCAACGACATCTTCAAAATTAGAGGTATCACGCGCAAAAACTGTCTTTGGAATACCAACCCCCGCCCTTGCCATAACCTGATAGGCGCGCAGTTTGTCGCGCGATCGATTGATTGCGATCGAACTCGCCGTCGTGAACGATCCTTGATTTTCAAACTGACGCAAAATTGCCGTACCGTATTTTGTGACGCTTTGGGCAATTCTCGGTATCACTGCATCATAATGATCCAGTGTCTTTCCTTCGTAACGAATAACTGGGTGGTCTTTTTCGATCGACACATAGCATTGGCTATAGGAAATAATATCGACGTCATGCCCTCGCTTCCGAGCCTCTTCAAAGAGACGCTGTGTCGAGTAGTTGGTTGGTTCATTGGACAAAATAGCAATTTTCATAAGTTTCGCTCCTCTTCGTCATCGGGCAATCCCTTGCCAATACGCACATCCACAGTATACTCTCCTTCACGCAAAAAACGTCGTCCTATCAGCACCGGATACCGTAGCTTACTTCGATCAGCAAGTGTCAACCGACAGCGACGCGTTTCACCGTTGATAGTCATCTGAGGAAAGATGACGTAGCGCAGTTGTACCCCATTGGCATTCTTTACTTCGGTCGTATCAAACTCTTGAGTGTGATGTAGTTCGCCAGTGTATCCTTTAACACTAGGGTGAAAAAGGATAAATTCCAATTCACCGTTACGGAGTTCTACCTTACTGCAGTCAATCGAGGAGCTATAGGCACCGGTGTCGACCTTTGCCGGAATGTCGTGGAGACCATAGTCAGCAAAGTCGACTCGTTCCGCTCTTCCCAATACTTTCGTCATTGTTTTCTCCTCTCTCTTTTAGCGATATCGACTAAAAACGCTGCGAGAGTTTCCTGGTAATAGATCGCCTCCTCGCCCCGCGCTCGGTCAAGTGTACCCGGCAGAGCATTGACTTCAAATAATACCCATCCGTTCTCTGTCAGCCCGAAATCTGCCGAATAAAAACGCTCAGAACCCAACGATGATAGCCGTGCATCAATTTGGCGGCTGAGCTGGACTAAGGCTTCCGGTATGTTAGATCGGTCAATCAGACACGTCTCGCCACCATAGCCAATATTTGATTTGTACTCTCCGTCGGGCGGAGTTCGAACCGTTGCGATGACAGGCTCACCGTTTTTGAGCACCACGCGAAAATCATGTCTACCTGTGGCAATGCCAGGAATGCCGCGTTCTGTTTCAACATATTGCTGAACCTGCCAAGGAAAATCTTTCCCATATTTCGTCACACTAAACTCATTTTTTGGCCCTACATACACGCCAGTTCCTGAGTTGCCGTAGAGTGTCTTAACGACAATGTGCGTACCAGGTATATCATCGAATGCTTCTTTCGACTCAGCGACTGTGTAGACAAGCCGTGATTTTGGATGGAAGTCTTCGAGTACCTGGTATGCTGCGTGTTTATCACTGCAGAGTTGACGAAATGCGAGTGTATTTACCTGGAGCAAACGATCGCCTTCGGGCACATCAAAAAAATCTTTGACATACAGCATATCAACCTTGATACGACCACGTTTCTCAAAACGATACCCACTACCATCATGCACCTGTACCCAGTGTTTCGTAAAAACACCATTTCCTTTATACGTCGACTGACCCATCAAAATCGCGACATAGCCGCCCAGCTCATTTATGCGGTCAATCAGTTCATGATATGCCTGTTTGTAATGAGCTGCCTTAAATACAAAAGTTTCGATATCGCGATGCTCACGAAAAAGCCCGATAACAGGTTGGTTATTCTGGCTCGCTGGTACTTGTTTCATATCGCAATAGTTTCCTGATAGCAATTTACCAAATTATAGCATTTTTTCATCTATAAGTCAATATTTGTATCTCTGTTTTTATTGGCTTTAGTGGCAATCATACCAATGGCTCAACTAAACAAGCCTCGTTTGGCCGCTCCATCAAATTGCTCGAGCAACTCACGCTGTTTTTTGCTTAACTTGGTTGGAGTGTCCACTACGATACTGACAATGTGTGCGCCGCGTGATTCACTCCGTAGGTGTGGCACGCCGTGTCCCGAGAGTTTAAAGTCTGTCCCGCTCTGTGTCCCAGCGGGTATTTTCATGGTGACCGTCCCGTCCACGGTCTCAATATCAATTTCACAGCCAAGTGTTGCCTGTACAAAACTAATGTGCTCTTCGCTCAAGATGAGGTTACCTTCACGCGTGAACTTCTTGTGAGCTTTGACTCGAATATGCACATACAGATCGCCCTTACTACCACCGCCAATTGCCTCACCATGACCTTTCAGACGAATGGTAGCCCCATCGTCAATTCCCGCTGGTATTTTTACGGTGATCATTTGTTCACGTCGCTCAGTGCCGGTACCACGACAGCGCGT comes from the Candidatus Saccharimonas aalborgensis genome and includes:
- a CDS encoding ComEC/Rec2 family competence protein, giving the protein MFQRLRDTVHPTWHLTAACVGMVVGATTAFWWPHASDWYWYVAGMGVLALCMWKHRRYFVIIAFGAGAMIGLWRGSVDRAVVETYTALFGQHIKVSGVIAEDVELNHFGQTNIHLSELGTGNTALVGHVWVTTKGNVTLQRGDLITVDGKLTPGFGSFAASLNDARLDTVSRRSGGDPFLVVRDTVATNIRETISEPAASLGSGYLLGQKNSLPSDLAEALKIAGLTHIVVASGYNLTILVRLGRRLFEKISKYLAGMTGVALVLGFAGIAGLSPSMMRAGIVSLLALWAWYVGRTFHPFTLLVIAAAITVMIDPSYAWGNIGWELSFAAFGGVMLVAPLLQAYFFGTKRPGTIRQIVGESVAAQLMTAPIIGVLFGQFSVVAPLSNLLILPFVPLAMLLTAVAGIGAWVPGIGSFVGYPAQALLDTMIWFIHYFAALPWAQVSGVISWWLVGVWYTVIAVGCWYMQRRTGYQLRKASVVE
- a CDS encoding ATP-dependent zinc protease family protein, with product MTKVLGRAERVDFADYGLHDIPAKVDTGAYSSSIDCSKVELRNGELEFILFHPSVKGYTGELHHTQEFDTTEVKNANGVQLRYVIFPQMTINGETRRCRLTLADRSKLRYPVLIGRRFLREGEYTVDVRIGKGLPDDEEERNL
- a CDS encoding ATP-grasp domain-containing protein codes for the protein MKQVPASQNNQPVIGLFREHRDIETFVFKAAHYKQAYHELIDRINELGGYVAILMGQSTYKGNGVFTKHWVQVHDGSGYRFEKRGRIKVDMLYVKDFFDVPEGDRLLQVNTLAFRQLCSDKHAAYQVLEDFHPKSRLVYTVAESKEAFDDIPGTHIVVKTLYGNSGTGVYVGPKNEFSVTKYGKDFPWQVQQYVETERGIPGIATGRHDFRVVLKNGEPVIATVRTPPDGEYKSNIGYGGETCLIDRSNIPEALVQLSRQIDARLSSLGSERFYSADFGLTENGWVLFEVNALPGTLDRARGEEAIYYQETLAAFLVDIAKRERRKQ
- the rimK gene encoding 30S ribosomal protein S6--L-glutamate ligase, coding for MKIAILSNEPTNYSTQRLFEEARKRGHDVDIISYSQCYVSIEKDHPVIRYEGKTLDHYDAVIPRIAQSVTKYGTAILRQFENQGSFTTASSIAINRSRDKLRAYQVMARAGVGIPKTVFARDTSNFEDVVELAGGAPLIIKVARGTHGNGVVLAETQKAAKAVMQAFYVEGVNFLVQEFVKESAGTDIRALVVGGRVVASIKRQSLDDDFRSNTHQGGVGKAVKLTDEERKTAVKAAKSMGLAVCGVDMMRSERGPLVLEVNSSASIKTPEQITGRNVAERILEYIEQNAKRRPKKDKVGA